One region of Bradyrhizobium betae genomic DNA includes:
- a CDS encoding peroxiredoxin: MNQKNLLEVDWSLIPAPTDDGAAAHLEGMTLPAISLFATNDTSVTLSALPGRTVVFAYPRTGEPGKISLVDDWDMIPGARGCTPQTCAFRDLFAELKAAGAAHVFGLSTQSNAYQTEMASRLHLPFPVLSDEKLALTRALNLPTMEVAGLTLIKRLALIIDDASITHVFYPVFPPDRNAGDVLGWLKANPAHPTLSPSS; encoded by the coding sequence ATGAACCAGAAAAACCTGCTCGAGGTCGACTGGAGCCTGATCCCCGCACCCACCGATGACGGCGCTGCGGCGCATCTCGAAGGCATGACGCTGCCGGCGATCAGCCTGTTTGCCACGAATGATACCTCGGTGACGCTGTCGGCTCTGCCCGGCCGGACCGTGGTGTTTGCCTATCCGCGCACCGGCGAGCCCGGCAAGATCTCACTGGTCGACGATTGGGACATGATCCCGGGCGCGCGCGGTTGCACGCCGCAGACTTGCGCGTTTCGCGATCTGTTCGCCGAGCTGAAGGCCGCCGGCGCCGCACACGTGTTCGGTCTGTCGACCCAGAGCAATGCGTACCAGACCGAGATGGCCTCGCGGCTGCATCTGCCGTTTCCCGTGCTGTCGGACGAGAAGCTGGCGCTGACCCGCGCGCTCAATCTGCCGACCATGGAGGTCGCGGGCCTGACCCTGATCAAGCGCCTCGCGCTGATCATCGACGACGCCAGCATCACGCATGTGTTCTACCCGGTGTTTCCGCCCGACCGGAATGCCGGCGATGTGCTGGGTTGGCTGAAGGCCAATCCGGCGCACCCAACTCTCTCTCCTTCATCCTGA
- a CDS encoding uracil-DNA glycosylase, giving the protein MTTSKSEAARLSHQASPTLVPDRDCPLCPRLVAFREANRAREPLWHNAPVPPFGDIKARLLIVGLAPGMQGANRTGRPFTGDYAGDLLYATLLEYGFAKGTYQARPDDGLKLVDCRIANAVHCVPPQNKPLPAEINTCRQFLVANLETMPKLRAIVALGRIAHDSVLKPLKLKASQAPFGHGAVHQAGPFRLYDSYHCSRYNTNTRVLTTDMFRSVFARIKADLD; this is encoded by the coding sequence ATGACGACTTCGAAGAGTGAGGCGGCCCGGTTAAGCCACCAGGCCTCGCCCACCCTCGTTCCCGACCGTGACTGTCCGCTCTGTCCGCGCCTGGTCGCCTTTCGCGAGGCGAACCGCGCGCGGGAGCCGTTATGGCACAATGCGCCCGTCCCGCCCTTCGGCGACATCAAGGCGCGCCTCCTGATCGTCGGCCTTGCGCCGGGGATGCAGGGCGCCAACCGCACCGGCCGCCCCTTCACCGGCGACTATGCCGGCGACTTGCTCTACGCCACGCTGCTCGAATACGGCTTTGCCAAGGGCACCTATCAGGCGCGGCCGGACGACGGCCTCAAACTGGTCGATTGCCGCATCGCCAATGCGGTGCATTGCGTGCCGCCGCAGAACAAGCCGCTGCCGGCCGAGATCAACACCTGCCGCCAGTTCCTCGTCGCGAACCTCGAGACGATGCCGAAGCTGCGCGCGATCGTCGCGCTCGGGCGGATTGCGCACGACAGCGTGCTCAAGCCGCTGAAGCTGAAGGCCTCGCAGGCCCCATTCGGCCATGGCGCGGTGCATCAGGCCGGCCCGTTCAGGCTCTACGACAGCTATCACTGCTCGCGCTACAACACGAATACGCGCGTGCTGACGACGGACATGTTCCGCAGCGTGTTCGCCAGGATCAAGGCTGATCTCGATTGA
- a CDS encoding NYN domain-containing protein → MSPSSTDKIALFIDGANLYATAKTLGFDIDYKRLLKEFQSRGTLLRAFYYTAIIEDQEYSSIRPLIDWLDYNGYTVVTKATKEFIDASGRRKVKGNMDIELAVDAMELAEHIDQMVLFSGDGDFRSLVEAVQRRGVRVTVISTIASQPPMIADELRRQADVFTDLVELQSKLGRDPSERPAPRDRSEREARHHAPQFLQRATTMAPRGDDDFEE, encoded by the coding sequence ATGTCACCTTCCTCTACCGACAAGATCGCGCTCTTCATCGACGGAGCCAATCTCTACGCGACGGCGAAAACTCTGGGCTTCGACATCGACTACAAGCGCCTGCTGAAGGAGTTTCAGAGCCGCGGGACGCTGTTGCGGGCGTTCTACTACACCGCGATTATCGAGGATCAGGAATACTCCTCGATCCGTCCGCTGATCGACTGGCTGGACTACAACGGCTACACCGTCGTCACCAAGGCGACCAAGGAGTTCATCGACGCCTCCGGCCGCCGCAAGGTCAAGGGCAACATGGACATCGAGCTCGCCGTGGACGCCATGGAGCTCGCCGAGCACATCGATCAGATGGTGCTGTTCTCGGGTGACGGCGATTTCCGTTCTCTGGTCGAGGCCGTCCAGCGCCGCGGCGTGCGGGTCACCGTGATCTCCACCATCGCGAGCCAGCCGCCGATGATCGCCGACGAGTTGCGCCGCCAGGCCGACGTCTTCACCGACCTCGTCGAGCTGCAATCCAAGCTCGGCCGCGACCCGTCCGAACGCCCCGCCCCGCGCGACCGCAGCGAGCGCGAGGCACGCCACCACGCCCCGCAATTCCTCCAGCGCGCAACCACGATGGCGCCGAGGGGCGATGACGACTTCGAAGAGTGA
- the rpoZ gene encoding DNA-directed RNA polymerase subunit omega, giving the protein MARVTVEDCIDKVDNRFDLVLLAAHRARMISSGSQLTVDRDNDKNPVVSLREIADTTISPEDLREELVHSLQKFVEVDEPEPDTVPLIGSAGASVDADDTEVAVERMTEEELLKGLEGLAPPEEQPEEDE; this is encoded by the coding sequence ATGGCTCGCGTCACCGTAGAAGATTGTATCGACAAGGTCGACAACCGGTTTGACCTGGTCCTGCTGGCCGCCCACCGTGCCCGCATGATCTCGTCCGGTTCACAACTAACGGTTGACCGCGATAACGACAAGAACCCTGTTGTGTCTTTGCGCGAAATTGCTGACACGACCATCTCTCCGGAGGACCTCCGCGAGGAGCTGGTGCACTCGCTCCAGAAGTTCGTCGAGGTTGACGAGCCCGAGCCCGACACGGTGCCGTTGATCGGTTCCGCCGGCGCCAGCGTCGATGCGGACGATACCGAAGTTGCCGTGGAGCGCATGACCGAAGAGGAGCTCCTGAAGGGCCTCGAGGGCCTCGCGCCGCCGGAAGAGCAGCCCGAGGAGGACGAGTAA
- a CDS encoding RelA/SpoT family protein, with product MVYRRRRPTQMMAATESVAVAPTAPVARPARPRARMMRQYDLVERVRSYNPNTNEDLLNRAYVYAMKAHGSQTRASGDPYFSHPLEVAAILTDLKLDDATIVAALLHDTIEDTEATRAEIDQIFGPEIGALVEGLTKLKRLELVSREAKQAENLRKLLLAIADDVRVLLVKLADRLHNMRTLDFVPTESRRRIAEETLDIYAPLAGRMGMQEMREELEDLSFRTLDPEAYTVVMQRLDALAERNRNLIGEIEDQLSNNLRHRGLGARVYGRRKKPFSIWTKMERKSVGFEQLSDIFGFRVVVNDIESCYRALGIVHTTWPVVPGRFKDYISTPKQNDYRSIHTTVIGPGNQRVELQIRTEAMDQIAERGIAAHAFYKEGAGSPTEFLKRESNAFAWLRHTIGILSESANPEEFLEHTKLELFHDQVFCFTPKGKLIALPRHANVIDFAYAVHTDVGNSAVGCKINGKFAPLSSELQNGDEVEVLTSEAQSAPPSAWETLAVTGKARAAIRRATRTAVRDQYVGLGRRIVERLFERAKIEYADDKLKGALPRLARTSIEDVMAAVGRGEIKASHVARAMYPDYKEERVARYGVKKGLAAKLKEKSSEAPRSPVAIPIGGINSDLPVKFAPNGGAVPGDRIVGIVTPGEGITIYPIQAPALKDFEEEPERWLDVRWDIEDSVPQRFPARIRVENVNEPGALAQIATVIAEHDGNIDNISMQRRSPDFTETTIDLEVYDLKHLSAILAQLRAKAVVARVERVNG from the coding sequence ATGGTGTATCGGCGCCGGAGACCAACGCAGATGATGGCCGCAACCGAATCGGTTGCCGTGGCCCCGACTGCGCCGGTGGCCCGTCCGGCCAGACCGCGTGCGCGCATGATGCGTCAATATGACCTCGTCGAGCGCGTCAGGTCGTACAATCCGAACACCAACGAAGACCTGCTGAACCGCGCCTATGTCTACGCCATGAAGGCGCATGGTTCGCAGACCCGCGCCTCGGGCGATCCGTATTTCTCGCACCCGCTCGAAGTGGCGGCGATTCTCACCGACCTGAAGCTCGACGATGCCACCATCGTGGCCGCCCTGCTGCACGACACGATCGAGGACACCGAAGCGACGCGGGCCGAGATCGACCAGATCTTCGGCCCCGAGATCGGCGCGCTGGTCGAGGGCCTGACCAAGCTTAAGCGGCTGGAGCTGGTGTCGCGCGAGGCCAAGCAGGCCGAGAACCTGCGCAAATTGTTGCTGGCCATTGCCGACGATGTTCGCGTGCTTCTGGTCAAGCTCGCCGACCGTCTGCACAACATGCGCACGCTGGATTTCGTGCCGACGGAATCGCGCCGCCGCATCGCCGAAGAGACGCTCGATATCTATGCGCCGCTGGCGGGGCGCATGGGCATGCAGGAAATGCGCGAGGAGCTGGAGGATCTGTCCTTCCGCACGCTCGATCCCGAAGCCTATACGGTGGTGATGCAGCGCCTCGACGCGCTTGCCGAGCGCAACCGCAACCTGATCGGCGAGATCGAGGACCAGCTCTCCAACAATCTGCGCCACCGCGGCCTCGGCGCACGGGTCTACGGCCGCCGCAAGAAGCCATTCTCGATCTGGACCAAGATGGAACGCAAGTCGGTCGGCTTCGAGCAATTGTCCGACATCTTCGGCTTTCGCGTCGTCGTCAACGACATCGAGTCCTGCTATCGCGCGCTCGGTATCGTCCACACCACCTGGCCGGTCGTGCCGGGCCGCTTCAAGGACTACATCTCGACGCCGAAGCAGAACGACTACCGCTCGATCCACACCACCGTGATCGGTCCCGGCAACCAGCGCGTCGAGCTCCAGATTCGCACCGAGGCGATGGACCAGATTGCCGAGCGCGGCATCGCCGCGCACGCGTTCTACAAGGAAGGCGCGGGCTCGCCGACCGAATTCCTCAAGCGCGAGTCCAACGCGTTTGCCTGGCTGCGCCATACGATCGGCATTCTCTCGGAGAGCGCCAACCCCGAGGAATTCCTCGAGCATACCAAGCTCGAGCTGTTCCACGACCAGGTGTTCTGCTTCACCCCGAAGGGCAAGCTGATCGCGCTGCCGCGCCATGCCAACGTGATCGATTTCGCCTATGCCGTGCATACCGACGTCGGCAACAGCGCGGTCGGCTGCAAGATCAACGGCAAGTTCGCGCCGCTGTCCTCGGAGCTGCAGAACGGCGACGAGGTCGAGGTGCTGACCTCTGAAGCGCAATCGGCGCCGCCCTCGGCCTGGGAGACGCTCGCGGTCACCGGCAAGGCGCGGGCCGCGATCCGCCGTGCCACGCGCACCGCCGTGCGCGACCAATATGTCGGCCTCGGCCGGCGCATCGTGGAGCGCCTGTTCGAGCGCGCCAAGATCGAATACGCCGACGACAAGCTCAAGGGGGCGCTGCCGCGGCTCGCGCGCACCTCGATCGAGGACGTCATGGCGGCGGTCGGACGCGGCGAGATCAAGGCCTCCCACGTCGCGCGCGCGATGTATCCCGACTACAAGGAGGAGCGCGTCGCGCGCTACGGCGTCAAGAAGGGGCTTGCCGCCAAGCTCAAGGAGAAATCCTCGGAGGCTCCGCGCAGCCCGGTCGCGATCCCGATCGGCGGCATCAATTCCGACCTGCCGGTGAAGTTCGCGCCGAATGGCGGCGCCGTGCCCGGCGACCGCATCGTCGGCATCGTCACGCCGGGCGAGGGCATCACGATCTATCCGATTCAGGCGCCGGCCCTGAAGGATTTCGAGGAGGAGCCGGAGCGCTGGCTCGACGTGCGCTGGGACATCGAGGACTCAGTGCCGCAGCGTTTCCCGGCCCGGATCAGGGTCGAGAACGTCAACGAGCCCGGCGCGCTGGCGCAGATCGCGACCGTGATCGCCGAGCACGACGGCAACATCGACAACATCAGCATGCAGCGCCGCTCGCCTGATTTCACGGAGACGACGATCGACCTCGAAGTCTACGATCTCAAGCATTTGAGCGCGATCCTCGCCCAGCTGCGCGCGAAGGCGGTCGTCGCCCGCGTCGAACGTGTTAATGGATAG
- a CDS encoding pyridoxine 5'-phosphate synthase encodes MPASPLRLGVNVDHVATLRNARGGRNPDPVRAALLAIEAGADGITAHLREDRRHIRDEDMARLKAEISKPLNFEMAATDDMMRISLATRPHAVCLVPERRQEVTTEGGLDVVGQHNALAPYIARLNDAGIRVSLFIAADPAQIEMAARLRAPVIEIHTGAWCDAVVDGHTDKAEAEWKRIVAGVKLAKAAGLEVHAGHGLDYVTAETIAALPEIMELNIGYYMIGEALFVGLAETVRSMRAAMDRGRSRA; translated from the coding sequence ATGCCCGCTTCTCCGCTCCGCCTTGGCGTCAATGTCGACCATGTCGCGACCCTGCGTAACGCGCGCGGTGGCCGCAATCCCGATCCGGTGCGCGCGGCGCTGCTTGCGATCGAGGCCGGCGCCGACGGCATCACTGCCCATTTGCGCGAGGATCGCCGGCACATCCGCGACGAGGACATGGCGCGGCTCAAGGCGGAGATCTCCAAGCCGCTCAATTTCGAGATGGCGGCGACCGACGACATGATGCGGATCTCGCTCGCCACCAGGCCGCATGCGGTGTGCCTGGTGCCGGAGCGCCGGCAGGAGGTAACGACGGAAGGCGGGCTCGACGTGGTCGGCCAGCACAATGCGCTTGCGCCCTATATCGCGCGGCTGAACGATGCCGGCATCCGCGTTTCGCTGTTCATCGCCGCCGACCCCGCCCAGATCGAGATGGCGGCGCGGCTGCGCGCGCCCGTGATCGAGATCCACACCGGCGCCTGGTGCGACGCCGTGGTCGACGGCCACACCGACAAGGCCGAGGCCGAGTGGAAGCGGATCGTGGCGGGCGTGAAGCTGGCGAAGGCCGCCGGGCTGGAAGTGCACGCCGGCCACGGGCTCGACTACGTGACCGCGGAGACGATCGCGGCACTGCCTGAGATCATGGAGCTCAACATCGGCTACTACATGATCGGCGAAGCCTTGTTCGTCGGCCTCGCCGAGACCGTGCGCAGCATGCGCGCGGCGATGGATCGCGGCCGGAGCCGGGCATGA
- the acpS gene encoding holo-ACP synthase, whose amino-acid sequence MIIGIGSDLIDITRVGKVIERHGERFLDRIFTAAERAKAERRAKNEKMVVATYAKRFAAKEACSKALGTGIRRGVWWRDMGVVNLPGGRPTMQLTGGALARLQALTPKGFEARIDLSITDDWPLAQAFVIISAVPQAKP is encoded by the coding sequence ATGATCATCGGCATCGGCTCCGACCTGATCGACATCACCCGCGTCGGCAAGGTGATCGAGCGCCATGGCGAGCGCTTCCTCGACCGCATCTTCACGGCGGCCGAGCGGGCCAAGGCGGAGCGCCGGGCCAAGAACGAGAAGATGGTGGTGGCGACCTACGCCAAGCGCTTTGCCGCCAAGGAGGCCTGCTCCAAGGCGCTCGGCACCGGCATCCGGCGCGGTGTCTGGTGGCGCGACATGGGCGTGGTCAACCTGCCGGGGGGACGGCCGACCATGCAATTGACGGGTGGGGCGCTCGCCCGGCTGCAGGCCCTGACGCCGAAGGGGTTCGAGGCGAGGATCGACCTGTCGATCACCGACGACTGGCCGCTGGCACAGGCGTTCGTCATCATTTCCGCCGTGCCGCAGGCCAAGCCCTGA
- the lepB gene encoding signal peptidase I, producing the protein MSVTSGTKTESGVGETIRVVIHALLIALVIRTFLFQPFNIPSGSMKATLLVGDYLFVSKYSYGYSHYSIPFSPPLFSGRIWGSDPNRGDIVVFRLPKDDSTDYIKRVIGLPGDRVQMRDGLLYINDTPVERQRMSEYIGEDPCGSEGGGISRVKRWKETLPNGVSYETLDCADNGYMDNTNVYNVPPGHFFMMGDNRDNSTDSRFLGQVGYVPQENLIGRAQMIFFSIAEGEHAWMFWRWPWAVRWNRFFKIVR; encoded by the coding sequence ATGAGCGTGACTTCGGGAACAAAAACTGAGAGCGGCGTCGGCGAGACGATCCGGGTTGTGATCCACGCTCTCCTGATCGCGCTCGTGATCCGCACGTTCCTGTTCCAGCCGTTCAACATTCCTTCCGGTTCGATGAAGGCCACGCTGCTGGTCGGCGACTATCTGTTCGTCTCGAAATATTCCTACGGCTACAGCCACTATTCGATCCCGTTCTCGCCGCCGCTGTTTTCGGGGCGGATCTGGGGCTCCGATCCGAACCGCGGCGACATCGTGGTGTTCCGGCTGCCGAAGGACGATTCCACCGACTACATCAAGCGCGTCATCGGCCTTCCCGGCGATCGCGTCCAGATGAGGGACGGGCTGCTCTACATCAACGACACCCCGGTCGAGCGGCAGCGCATGAGCGAGTATATCGGCGAGGACCCCTGCGGCTCCGAAGGCGGCGGTATTTCCCGGGTGAAGCGCTGGAAGGAGACGCTGCCCAACGGTGTGTCCTATGAGACGCTGGACTGCGCCGACAACGGCTACATGGACAACACCAACGTCTACAACGTGCCACCCGGCCATTTCTTCATGATGGGTGACAACCGCGACAACTCCACCGACAGCCGCTTCCTCGGCCAGGTCGGCTACGTGCCGCAGGAAAACCTGATCGGCCGCGCCCAGATGATCTTCTTCTCCATCGCCGAAGGCGAGCACGCCTGGATGTTCTGGCGCTGGCCGTGGGCCGTGCGCTGGAATCGCTTCTTCAAAATCGTCCGATGA
- the rnc gene encoding ribonuclease III has product MKDEAKDIASQPIEAQAVPEGEAAPKTPAKKKRVRKAKVKATDANAALEARIGYSFADPNQLIQAITHVSALKSGRKRGDSYQRLEFLGDHVLGLVVSDMLYHAFPNADEGELSKRLAELVRKESCADVAKSLGLLDDIKLGSVGPAADGRLRKSILGDICEAVIGAIFLDGGHAAASDFVKRNWTERMHKPRRPLRDPKTVLQEWAQGKGLPTPVYREVERTGPHHDPQFRVAVDLPGLAPAEGIGGSKRAAEKVAASVMIEREGVGGGNDG; this is encoded by the coding sequence ATGAAAGACGAAGCCAAGGACATCGCGAGCCAACCGATCGAGGCGCAAGCCGTCCCCGAGGGCGAAGCTGCACCGAAGACGCCTGCGAAGAAGAAGCGGGTACGCAAGGCCAAGGTCAAGGCGACCGACGCGAACGCGGCGCTCGAGGCGCGCATTGGTTACAGCTTTGCGGATCCGAACCAGTTGATCCAGGCGATCACGCATGTCTCGGCGCTGAAGTCCGGGCGCAAGCGCGGCGACAGCTACCAGCGGCTCGAATTCCTCGGCGACCACGTGCTCGGGCTCGTCGTCTCCGACATGCTCTATCACGCCTTCCCGAACGCCGACGAGGGCGAACTGTCCAAGCGACTTGCCGAACTCGTGCGCAAGGAAAGCTGCGCCGACGTCGCCAAGTCGCTCGGTCTGCTCGACGATATCAAGCTCGGCTCGGTCGGCCCCGCCGCCGACGGACGTCTGCGCAAGTCCATCCTCGGCGACATCTGCGAGGCCGTGATCGGCGCCATCTTCCTCGACGGTGGCCACGCGGCGGCGTCCGACTTCGTCAAGCGCAACTGGACCGAGCGCATGCACAAGCCGCGGCGTCCGCTGCGCGATCCCAAGACGGTGCTGCAGGAATGGGCGCAGGGCAAGGGACTGCCGACGCCGGTCTATCGCGAGGTCGAGCGCACCGGCCCGCATCACGATCCGCAGTTCCGCGTCGCGGTGGACCTGCCGGGACTGGCGCCGGCCGAAGGCATTGGCGGCAGCAAGCGCGCGGCAGAGAAGGTGGCGGCCTCGGTGATGATCGAACGTGAAGGTGTTGGCGGCGGCAATGACGGCTGA
- the era gene encoding GTPase Era, whose product MTAETSGEAPAATRCGFVALIGAPNVGKSTLVNALVGAKVTIVSRKVQTTRALIRGIVIENNAQIILVDTPGIFLPKRRLDRAMVSTAWSGAHDADLVCVLIDAKAGIDEEAEAILTKVASVNHEKILVINKVDLVQREKLLALAQAANERMAFAKTFMIAAISGDGVDDLRQTLAEMVPPGPFLYPEDQMSDAPMRQLAAEITREKIYRKLHQELPYQSTVETDKWEERKDKSVRIEQTIFVERESQRKIVLGAGGATIKSIGADSRKEIGEILGVPVHLFLFVKVRENWGDDPDRYREMGLEFPRE is encoded by the coding sequence ATGACGGCTGAAACAAGCGGCGAGGCGCCTGCCGCGACGCGCTGCGGCTTCGTCGCGCTCATTGGCGCGCCGAATGTCGGCAAATCCACGCTGGTCAATGCGCTGGTCGGGGCCAAGGTCACGATCGTCTCGCGCAAGGTGCAGACCACGCGCGCGCTGATCCGCGGCATCGTGATCGAGAACAACGCGCAGATCATCCTGGTCGACACGCCCGGCATCTTCCTGCCCAAGCGGAGGCTCGACCGCGCCATGGTCTCGACCGCCTGGAGCGGGGCGCATGACGCCGATCTCGTCTGCGTGCTGATCGATGCAAAGGCCGGCATCGACGAGGAGGCCGAGGCGATCCTCACCAAGGTCGCGAGCGTCAATCACGAGAAGATTCTGGTGATCAACAAGGTCGACCTGGTCCAGCGCGAGAAGCTGCTGGCGCTGGCGCAGGCCGCCAACGAGCGCATGGCCTTCGCCAAGACCTTCATGATCGCCGCGATCTCGGGCGACGGCGTCGACGATCTCAGGCAGACGCTTGCGGAAATGGTGCCGCCGGGCCCGTTCCTCTATCCCGAGGACCAGATGTCGGACGCGCCGATGCGGCAGCTGGCGGCCGAGATCACCCGCGAGAAGATCTATCGCAAGCTGCACCAGGAGCTGCCCTACCAGTCCACGGTCGAGACCGACAAGTGGGAGGAGCGTAAGGACAAGTCGGTGCGGATCGAGCAGACGATCTTCGTCGAGCGCGAGAGCCAGCGCAAGATCGTGCTCGGCGCGGGCGGTGCGACCATCAAGTCGATCGGCGCGGACTCGCGCAAGGAGATCGGCGAAATCCTGGGCGTGCCGGTGCATCTGTTCCTGTTCGTGAAGGTGCGCGAGAACTGGGGCGACGATCCCGATCGCTATCGCGAGATGGGCCTGGAATTTCCCAGGGAATAA
- the recO gene encoding DNA repair protein RecO — protein sequence MEWTDEGIVLGVRRHGESSAIVELLTRGHGRHLGLVRGGAGSRMRPLLQPGNSVSVVWRARLDEHLGTYAIEGLKLRAATLLGSSHGVYGITHLASIARLLPERDPHEDIFAMLEHSLDDFDDIGSAAVHVIHFELAMLAELGFGLALDNCAVTGETTDLIYVSPKSGGAVSRGAGEPWRDRLLRLPQFLRQGETASELTDEDLQDGFRLTGLFLLRHVLEPRGQGHSDARAGFINALTRQQAKAALPAP from the coding sequence ATGGAATGGACCGACGAAGGCATCGTGCTGGGCGTGCGGCGGCATGGCGAGAGCAGCGCCATCGTCGAGCTGCTGACCCGCGGGCACGGCCGTCATCTTGGCCTCGTCCGCGGCGGCGCCGGCTCGCGGATGCGGCCGCTGCTGCAGCCCGGCAACAGCGTCAGCGTGGTGTGGCGGGCGCGGCTCGACGAGCATCTCGGCACCTATGCCATTGAGGGCCTGAAGCTGCGTGCGGCCACGCTGCTGGGATCGTCCCACGGCGTCTACGGCATCACTCATCTCGCCTCGATCGCGCGGCTGCTGCCGGAGCGCGATCCGCACGAAGACATCTTTGCGATGCTCGAGCATTCGCTCGATGATTTCGACGACATCGGCAGCGCGGCCGTGCACGTCATCCATTTCGAGCTGGCAATGCTCGCCGAACTCGGTTTTGGGCTGGCGCTGGACAATTGCGCCGTGACCGGGGAGACCACGGACCTGATCTATGTCTCGCCCAAGTCCGGCGGCGCGGTGTCGCGCGGCGCCGGCGAGCCGTGGCGCGACCGCTTGTTGCGGCTGCCGCAGTTCCTTCGCCAGGGCGAAACCGCGAGCGAGCTGACCGATGAGGATCTCCAGGACGGCTTTCGGCTCACCGGCCTGTTCCTGCTGCGCCACGTGCTGGAGCCGCGGGGCCAGGGCCATTCCGACGCACGGGCCGGCTTCATCAACGCCCTGACGCGTCAACAGGCCAAGGCGGCGCTTCCGGCGCCATGA